One Ctenopharyngodon idella isolate HZGC_01 chromosome 3, HZGC01, whole genome shotgun sequence genomic window, CTAAACCAGAGGTTCTCAACTGGATTTGCTTCAGATCCCGCAATTTACATTGTATATATATCACTGGATGTTACTGTTGGtcttttaacatttctatcgCAAAACATTTCTAATCCTTGCTATGGGTTgtgacccaccagttgagaaccactgatctgaACTATGATTCTGTGTGTTGGATCAATAATGTGTTTGACTTTATCAGAGCACAAGCTGTAGTGAGGACACAGGCTCGACTCTCATTCTTCCCTGAACTTTTGAACCCCGAAGACAAATTCTGCCAACTCCACCAGAGCAGCACCTTCATTACTTGGTAATGCTTCTGAACTTAGTACAAGAGACAGCTTTACTGTATCATCATGATTCAAGAGGCTGGCATTCAAAATGCTTGATTAGTCAGCTATAAAAAGCTTCTCAAGGATTAGAGGAGTTCGTGTCAGGAATTGTACAGTGAGCTATTGAAACACCCACATCTTTTTTAAGAGTAATGCACGGTCACAATGCATCAAGGACTTAACATTGATCAGTAATGTAATCCATATTTTCTGCATGCTTTGAATACTAACCCACATGGTTGTGGTACTTCTATAGAATATTTATCATCTCTACTTGTTTACTCTTTTTCCACAGCTTTGTAATAATGGCATGCATCAGTGTATCCGGACACAGAATTCCTGAGGAGATTGGTATGTAATCCTTATGAAATAATTTAGTTAGAAATAGACTGTAGTATTAAACATCCCTTATTCATCAAGCTTTCCATTAAGGATGCAACTGCACAACTTAGTATTAAGATCCAAGGAGCAGAATGCAAGTGTCCCGAAGCAAGTAGAACtgcttttcatttaaaaacacatgtcTATGTGTTTTTACGCTAGCAGATGTCTAGCTAGCGCATGTTTAAATAaacctaaaattaaaaatgcagtgGGATGCAAGAATGTGTCCTGGATCAGTAGCCCAGTTTACTTAAGGCTTGTTCACACCAacaacgataactataacactGACtgtattagcatccacaccaactaACAATTTTGTTCTGTATTATATCCATGCACTGCAGTTCTGTTGtttgctgctttaaatgctaaaGCTCTTTTAAGCCGGAtggattttgattggctgtcaatgttttgcCATCCatcagcaagaaaaaaaaaaaatgtgttgaaagtgattccaacgatatcatTTCTCAGTGCCATTATATAATTGTGGTTTGAACTCTGCTATTCATTTACAATTAAAacgatttttaaaactatatctttacctgttatagttatcatctaTGGAAgattgtttctgccactaaataaaaaaataaaaattttaattgcgactttttatctcacaattctgactttttttctcagaattgcgagttatagtcagaattgtgagacataaactTGCATATAGTAGCAATTCTAACTTTCTCGCAATCAagtttttatcacacaattctgacttcataacttgcaagaattgcaaaatataaactcacaattgccttttataaagtcagaattgtatgataaaaacttgcaattgcatcttataaagtcagaatttcgagatataaacttgtaattctgactttttttctcagaattgcgagatataaactcacaattacgtgttataaagtcagaattgcgtgatataaagacagtattgcaagttataaagtcaggattgcgtgatacagtcagaattgtgagttataaagtcagaattgcgtgatataaagtcagaattgtgagttataaagtcagaattgcatgaaatagtcaaaattgtgagttataaagtcagaattgcatgaaatcgtcaaaattgcgagttataaagtcagaattgcatgaaatcgtcaaaattgtgagttataaagtcagaattgcatgaaatagtcaaaattgcgagttataaagtcagaattgtgagatataaacttgcatatagtcgcaattctgactttctcgcAATCAagttatcatgcaattctgactttataacttgcaattctgacttttttctaagaattgcaaaatataaactcacaattgccttttataaagtcagaattgtatgaaaaaaacttgcaattgcatcttataaaatcagaatttcgagatataaacttgcaattctgactttttgtttctcagaattgagattatatctcacaattcaaactttataacatgcaattccgagtttttatcacgcaattctgacttttttcccttacaattggacattataacacgcagtttatatctcacaattctgagaaaaaacgtcagaattgtgagatataaactcgcaactgcgagaaaaataaagtcaaaattgtgagataaatagtcggttaccttttttattttttatttcatggcggaaacaaacttccataatCATCCTTAGTGTGAACTAGCCTTTATTAGAGTTTTGAATTCAGCTTATTGTACATATAAAGGgtcttaaaagaaaatatttaggGTGCATTAAAAGTGTTATCAGGTTTTTCAGCTGTTTGTAAAATATTTCCTCTAGTGCTCAACACTGAGCTTCAGCTGGACAGGATGAAGCAGAACATGGCCAGACGAACCCTCCTACTGGACTCCAACCAGCCATACACATACTTCCAACTCACGGTGCAAAGAAACTCTGGAGATGTCTGTAGGAACTTCACGGCCTACCTATTGGTGTGTTTCATCATTCagttattttcaaaatgttgatACGCTTGAAATGTGACCTGTGGATAAGAAGCACGAGTCCTGTGACCTTCTTGATGCAAAAAACACTGAATATTCTAAGtgctttttttatgtaaaatgcaAGATGTTAATGTTGCAGTGTTTTCCATGAATAATCATTCATCTCAATCCTTTCTTTTTAAGCCTGAGTTTAAGGACAAGTTAAGTCCAATCTTCTTCTCGGTGAACTACAGCCTGGCTGACTCCCAAGATGCAGTGCTGCATGGACAAagtgtcgctgttggacaggTGAAGGCTGGAACATATCGTTTTTGTTGTTACAATGGCACATATCCAATAACATGAACCTGGTGAAATTTTTTGTTGTGTCTAGACAAGGATAATACTAAACTGTGGTCATGATAACATCTGTATTCCAGACCTGAAGCTGAAAGCAGTAGCGTAAGTTGCTTTGTTACCTACACTATGAGTTATAGATATGAAACAGTTACAGACATTTATCTCAAGCAAACATTTATCTAAAACAGGTCAACAGAACCAATCCTGATCGGCGATGAGAATCCAGCGCTGCTGATTATCGAGGCCGAAAATCAGGGAGAGGGAGCTTACGAGACTGAGCTATATATCAGCCcgccagcacacacacactatcagGGTGTTGTGAGCAACCGGCAGGTGAGGGTTTAgtcatttttctgtttgttgttGACAAAATCACAAGCTACAgaacattaaaaggatagttcacctaaaaaatgaaaatcctgtcatcatttactcaacctcaagttgatccaaacctgtatgaatttctttcttctgttgaacacaaaagaagatattttgtagaatGCTGTTAACTAAACGGTtaatgggccccattgacttccatagtatggaaaaaaattactatggaagtcaatggggcccacggtaaatgtgaccacaGGTCATTCATTTCGTACAGTCTGTTCAGTGAGATATTTTGTACATGAAGAAAGCCAGTCCTCAGacacttcaaatatttttcattattttccttCTTTTCCTGTAGAAACCAATCACAGAGATTACCAtggcattataaaaaaaaaaataataataataataaatatgcctctaaacagcaaaaacaaacaaaacaaaacaaaaaacgaatTGTGTTGGGTGCTTTACATATCATTTTTAGCTAGAATTAACCACGGTATGGACTAGGCTATCAAGGCAGTGATGTTTcgtagttttatttatatacctttatattatattatttattaatattgtgaattagctttaatttttaaagctatattttcagttttcatttaaattttagtttgttttttgtaatttaatgtgcttttgtcattttaattagtttttgttttcatttctatttagctttattttatttcagttgtatGTTTAGTAATGTTGTTACTTCAAAGtaagcttatttatttcagttagttgccaaagcaacgttattaattttcatttttaagtgtttttaagtTCAAGGTTTccactaatatttatattttcttttgttttatctttattttaataaacaaaatccatttttatttgttttagctAACAATAACTCAGAAGGTACAGCTGTCGATTTATAGTCTTCACAAAAACCAGATCTCCAAacagatcatattttttttatgaaactatCTTCCACTGGCCAGACAACTAGATCAAGCCTAACAAATGATATCTGACTGTCCTCTTTCTGTCAGCACGCTCATTTTATGTTCTTGTGAATAGTAGCATTATTGCCGGGTTGTGTCACATAAGGTGTAAAATGTGTTGTGCATGTGTTGTGCAGGACTTCAGTCACTTGGTTTGTGGTCAGAAGAAGGAGAACGGCTCAGTCATTGTGGTTTGTGATCTAGGAAACCCCATGGAGGGTGGACATCAGGTCAGGGTGACATAATCAACATAATAACCCACCTCAGATGATTTGACCAGTCATGATGAGCCTGTTGTAGAACATTTTGCTCTCGGCTGTTTTCTCTCATTCAGCTGAAAGCAGGTCTTTACTTCAGCATGGGTGGCCTGGAACAAGTGGAGAACCACATCACATTCCAAATGCAAATACGAAGGTGTGATCAtccatatacacacacaccatctGTGCTGttaacaaaacagaaaaaaaaaaaaaaatgatgtctCTTTTTTTGCTAGCTTGTCTGTTCCATAACAAATGCTTTCTGGTAGGCTACATTTTGCCCACAATGACAATGATTCATTATcttctgtttcttcttcttgATCTATCTTATTGTTTTCAGTAAGAACAGTCAGAACCCAGACAGTAACCTGGTCCAATTACAGGTTAATGTTAATGCTGCAGCTTCCCTGGAGATGCGTGGGTTAGTGCTATtgtcatttttcatatttttcatatcaCTTTGTTTCCCCCCATTACAAAAAAGCATAAAACAGAAGTGAGATAATGATTTGTAAGTTGAAAAGTAGAATACATTTCCTCAAACAAGCAGCGATCAGAAATAGTAGactttaacatattttatatttatatgctgtgtgtgtgtatatatattagaaataaatacttttattcagcaatgaatcattaaattgatcaaaagtgacagtaaaaaaatgtatgttctaAACTCAGCCGTTACAAATCATTATCTCACTTTatgttataatttatgttttaaatgcaGCCGTGGTgagcatgttttttaaaaaaacattaaaaaaatcttaccgaccccaaacttttgaacagtagcttatatttaaaattaaatgtataaacatttttCACTATAGTTgctaaattttctttttttctttcacactCTTTTGAATGTAAAACTGGTTTGGTTTATGTTTGAATGACCATTTCTTGAATTAATTACAGAGTCTCTTCTCCTGTTGACTGTGTCCTGCCTATTGCTAAATGGGAGCCAAAGGATTATCCAGAAGACATAAATGAAGTAGGCCCACTCGTAGAGCATGTATATGAGGTAATATGCTCAGTCTAAGATTATTGTTAACACCTTCACTTCAGCGGTTTTACAATACTTATGCACAAGTTTCTACTTTTCTGTCTCAGCTAAGAAACATGGGTCCTAGTCCGGTCAATGCAAAGCTTACACTGGAGTTTCCTGTCTCACAAAATGAGTCCTATCTGCTGTATGTGTTTGCTAATGCCTCCCAAGAACTCATCTCCTGTCAAACAGACTACTCCAACATCGACCCACGTGGGGTGAGAGTGCCCCCTACTGACTATGATTTTGAAACTAAATCCTCTGATTAAGTCATTTGTCTGAAAAATATAATCTTAACACGCTTTATTATTACGATTGAAAAAGAACAGCAATATGTGTAAACAATGTCTCTTACCCTAACAATAATGTACTGTGGTGATACTATGGTACAGTGTTACCATGTACATTATAATAACTGATAATACTGAATAAATGATACCATAATACCATATATTAAATGGCAATAACCATTACCTTACCTATTTATCACAGTTGGTGAAGCTGGAGTCCTCCAACGTCACCATAGGCCAAGTTCATCATTTCAACAAACGCGACCTGTCGCAAAAAACAGAATATGAGCAGCAGTGGCAACATACTGTCCATGTGGTACAGAACCTTCtatcatatatacagtatatacacttccattcagaagtttggggtagtagattttttaaatgttttcgaAAGACATcttttatgctcattaaggctgcatttttatgatcaaatatacagtaaaacattaatattgtaatatagtattacaatttaaaatagctgttttctgttgtaatatcttataaatattttccagtctttagtgtcacatgatccttcagaaatcattctaatatgctattttggtgctcaagaaacatttattattatttttatcattgttgaaaacagttgtgctgcttaaagtgctcctataatgccccttttactgTAAGTCGCTTgtgttcccagaatgtgtctgtgaagtttcagctcaaaataccctacagataaattattatagcttgtcaaatttgcccctatatgggcgtgagcaaaaacacaccgtctttgtgtttccctttaaatgcaaatgagctgctgctcccagccatCTTTCCAGAAGacggcagagctttaacagctcgcgcttcggttgctcaacaacaacaaagctggagaatctcacgcagccaaaatgacgattgtcaacactctacaacaactcttcctcttctctaaagcagcacagcatggcctcaccccctttgttgcgtgttctcgggggcagggtttatgtaaattgtagggtttgtgatgtcactaatccAGGAATAAGCTCGTtatagtccctaccagccgtttcttgtagtccttaaacagagaattctttaaaagaaaatttctcattttgcattgaactttgagcatcataactttgcagatgttgtttgtgctctaacagcaacattacacactaactcaagttaaaaaagtgaaatcataatcaaccacccctttaatattttgtagaacctatggtactttttttttagaattatttgatgttcaaaacaacagcatttatttgaaatgtatttttttgtaacaatgtaaaagtcattactgccacttttgtttaatttaatgcatccttactttaaaaaataatttaaaaacagaacccaaacttttgaacaatattgtatattttatttcattttattttaaatgccttCATCTTTCAGGCCTCataaaattctattttaaaattgtaatgaatttattgttaaatattgttaTATCTCTCACTGTGCAGAACTGCTCTAGTGGTGACCAATGTCTTCTGTTTGAGTGTGAGGCTGCGGGACTGCAGAGAGATGAGAGGGCCATTGTAAGAGTGATGAGTAGGCTGTGGGTACAAACCTTCTTAAAGGTGGGCCAAACTTTTAAAGATCAAACCctaaacataaatattagaaGTTGTCTAATATTCAAAACCCTTTCTCTCCCTGTTTGTATCTCCGTTTTCTGCTCAGAGACCATATGTAAATTACGTTCTTCACTCCACGGCTCACTATGAGGTGAAAGATGTGCCCTCAAAAATCCAGCCAGTTGTCTTGCCCAGAGGAAAAGCACAGGTGAGTCTTCAGTTCTTTGGGTTATATCATGTAATATATGCAAAATGTTgtctcaccctcatatcgttccaaatccgcaagactttcattcatcttcggaacccaaaagatgaagattttttttacctccatagacagctacgcaactaacagtttgacgctttaaaaagttcataaagagatcgtaaagctaatccatataaattgagctgtttagtccagattttctgaagagacacgatcgctttatatgctgaccagattgaatttaggcttttattcacatataaacattcatcaacgcacatATCAGTTGTGTAAACAGAAACAGCAtgcttgcttgacgtgcgagaaccaatgatgttcattcttgtgtgttacacagcacgtttgagcttccgcaagaaccaatgaggtttgtttttgcacatCAAACTGGTTTGGTAGAGCTTCTGTTCATGTtggctgatcaatgtttatatatgaataaatgcctaaattcaatctgtatATCATATAAATCGATCGTGTCTCtatagaaaatttggactaaactactcaattcatatggattagtcgttttaccatctctttatgaattttttaagTATCAAAGTGGTTgctgcatagctgtcaatggagagtaCAGAACTAGCtctgattttattaaaatatcttaatttatgttccgaagatgaacaaaagtctttcgggtgtggaacaacatgagagtgagtaaatcataacagatttttcaattttgggtgaactaaccctttaaatctcctcataaaaactatttagacacacacaaatatagtGTGGAGACGCCCAGATGGACAAGAGGAGGTTCCTGTTTGGTGGATAGTAGTGTCAGTCATCGCTGGGCTCCTTCTACTGGCTGCCCTGAGTACAATCTTCTGGAAGGTACTTCTATATGTTGAACAGCAGAGGGTGCTTTGTCTTACAtaacaaagcaaacaaacacatgTGATCAAGCTTACCACATAAATCTCCATCCATGTTAACATACTACATTGTTTTAAGGTGGGATTTTTCAAGCGTAACCGTCCTCCAAGTGACGATGATGGTGATGACACGCAGCACCTGAATGGTGACCAGAACGAGATGTCAGACTGCAAATCTTGAGATTTATgatgttttaaagctttttaaactttgtttgctatattatattaaatactttctgcagttttattaaatatgtatcaTGGTGGTTTATATGGAGTTGCAGGCATTAGGTAACCAAACTCCTCACCTTTCAGTGACAACTCACATTTTTGAGATCAAAATAGGTCACTTATGGGATTTGCATAGATCCAatgtaaaagtgttttatgggggtgggggtggggggtctTACAAGGGTACTTGGTTGTTTCAATGAGTACTGTACATTGTTTCCTTTACtcttactttaaaaactaatgTCTTTAACAGGGAATATTTTATGGATTTGAGGTCTGAGATGTGGGAATGgtaaagagagagagggcaAACAGTTTGCAGTTTAGCTCAATATTGCcatctaatcagccaatattGTCTTAAATATCCTGCATTACAGTTTTGGATATATAcggtattaaaaataaattaaaaatcccTTAAAGTAACTACAAATGAGCAtgtaaagcaaatttaaaaaaatatatatatatatcatatcgTGCAAAGCATGCCCCCGCCCCACGCAATGTTCTCACCTTTTTTCCCTCTTACCTGTTTGCATCCCTGCATATAGCTTTAGGCAGAAATAGAAgtagataaaaaaaatagcattgtcTCCAACCCATTGCTCTTGTTAACATTCTTAGTATTTCAGGAAGGTGATAGTCCATTTTGATTATCAGTAGAGATCACTGAGCTGTACAACTGGCTATGAACATTAAGTCATAAAACCAATGTAAATAGTCACATTCATCAGAGAAATTCATTATGCATATACTTAATAAATAATGCTTGTTGACTTTCATCAACCATTGTAACTTAAGTCATTTAATTTCTGgtgtcttttgttgttgttgttttaattttcaGTCATTAAAGGTGCAGAAAAATTTGGGatgatctattgacagaaatgcaatataatatacataactatgttttcagtggtgtttaaagaccttacataatgaaccgttatgtatttattaccttagaatgagtcatttctatctcatacaccgcgggtccccctccatgtcaagtcatcattatgcgccggcatgtttctacagaaGCCCTAaaggacaaactgctctacagatcGCGTTTTGTCATTATGTTCGTTGGTGATTTTAGAGGCAGTTTGCATCGTCACTGCGTTGAATACGCACGAGTTGTCGTCTGGTTTAtaagaagcagagaccgttctttgttagaagtaagaggaaacctcattgcttcactGGCTAATGtactgctgtctcagacgacgacatctttgtcgtgtcggccagacggccaccgtagctttttcgaaagggaggggtgtgcGCCGTTAGTTGCAGTTTGCAACCTCACTgctagatgctgctaaaatttacacattgcacctttaaagggttagttcacccaaaaaatgaaaattctgtcatttattactcaccctcatgccgttccacacccgtaagaccttcgttcatcttcggaacacaaattaagatatttttgttgaaatccgatggctcagtgaggcctccatagccagcaatgatatttcctctctcaagatccactaatgtactaaaaacatatttaaatcagttcatgt contains:
- the itga2b gene encoding integrin alpha-IIb gives rise to the protein MKKKLEVSLLFFTGYLFIFMYPNHISGFNLDLNKYTVFSGPEDSYFGFSVDFYQSSSKSISVVVGAPRANTSQPGISHGGSVFMCPWTSSGESCQTLNFDQKGDENITFGNMLLMAHKSNQWLGASVRTYNNFILACAPMFHWNVLLEKEEAMNTPVGNCQLLNMRTGELANYAPCREEYVESIYTRGYPDRRYCEAGFTTDITENGRVILGAPGGYYFQGHIITASLANIMRSGSTFSPKHSVSGETKTPQRLDYYDLYLGYSVASGQFNEDRIPDYVVGVPNDLHTAGSVKIINAATVPLQIMKAISGTQIASYFGHSVAVTDINKDGWDDILIGAPLFMEQLSNQKFREVGQVYVYLQRKGFFFSSRPNQMLTGTYAYGRFGSAIAPLGDIDHDGFNDVAVGAPGSGEGGQVFIYLGQSDGLTTQYVQVIESPFRTLKDPPMFGFSIRGGTDIDDNGYPDLIIGAWGASKVATYRAQAVVRTQARLSFFPELLNPEDKFCQLHQSSTFITCFVIMACISVSGHRIPEEIVLNTELQLDRMKQNMARRTLLLDSNQPYTYFQLTVQRNSGDVCRNFTAYLLPEFKDKLSPIFFSVNYSLADSQDAVLHGQSVAVGQTRIILNCGHDNICIPDLKLKAVASTEPILIGDENPALLIIEAENQGEGAYETELYISPPAHTHYQGVVSNRQDFSHLVCGQKKENGSVIVVCDLGNPMEGGHQLKAGLYFSMGGLEQVENHITFQMQIRSKNSQNPDSNLVQLQVNVNAAASLEMRGVSSPVDCVLPIAKWEPKDYPEDINEVGPLVEHVYELRNMGPSPVNAKLTLEFPVSQNESYLLYVFANASQELISCQTDYSNIDPRGLVKLESSNVTIGQVHHFNKRDLSQKTEYEQQWQHTVHVNCSSGDQCLLFECEAAGLQRDERAIVRVMSRLWVQTFLKRPYVNYVLHSTAHYEVKDVPSKIQPVVLPRGKAQTHTNIVWRRPDGQEEVPVWWIVVSVIAGLLLLAALSTIFWKVGFFKRNRPPSDDDGDDTQHLNGDQNEMSDCKS